TCACCAAGATCTTCTACGACCTGGGCATCCTGCACACCCGGTTCGCCAGCCTGCAACTCGGCTCCGCCGTGCTCGAGGACATAGCCCTGTGGGGGGTGCTGTCCGTGGCCACCGCGATCGCGGCGGCGAGTTCGATCTCCACGGGCGGCGATTTGACCGCCACCATCGGCGAGCACATGGCGGTGAACGCCTGCTTCGTGGTGCTGGCGCTCACCGTCATGCCCGCAGTGTTGCGCAAGCTCTCGCGCGCGGGATGGAATGTGGTGGCGCGCGATTCGCCCATCGCGTGGATGCTCGTCGTCTTCCTGGGCTACGTCTCGCTCGCGGCCGCACTGGACGTGACGCTCGCCTTCGCCGCCCTGCTGGCCGGGTTCGGCGTCATGGGCGGGATGAAAGGCACAGAGCAGGAACGGTTTCAGGCACCCATGCATTCGCTGGGGGAGGTGGCGGGGCACTTCTTCGTCCCGCTCTACTTCGCCATCGTCGGTTACCGGCTCGACCTGACCAAGACCTTCGATCCGCTCATGGTCGCGGGGTTCCTGCTCGGTACCTCGCTGGTGGTGTTCCTGTCCGTCGGCCTCGGCGCCAAACTGGCCGGGATGAACCGCCTCGACATCGTCAATCTCGCCGTCACGCAGAACGCGCGCGGGGGACCGGGCATCGTGATGGCCTCGGTCGCCTTCGACGCGGGCATCATCAACGCCACCTTCTACACCACGCTGGTCCTCACCGCCGTCCTGACGTCCCAGGCCTGCGGTTTCTGGCTGGACTACGTCCTGCGTAAAGGCTGGCCGCTGCTCTCGGGCGACGACCTGCGCCGCCGCGGCATCGAACCCGAACATGAGGAACTGCCGCAGCGCGCAGCGTCCTGAGGCGGCTAGCCGATCGCCATGACGAACTCAATCCGGCGGCTCCTGCGCGTCCTCGGGGATCGCGCCCGGGATATTGGCTGGAAGGTCGTCGGTGCCGTCGTAGCTCCCCGGACCGAGATCGACGGCCGCGCGCCGGGGCGCGTCGGACGGTTGCGGTGCGGCACCGGTACCGGCGAGACCACCGGCGTTTCCCGCGCCGGAATCGGTGTTGTCGAGTGCGTCGATCGCGTCGCTAAGTTCCGCGCGCAGGCGATCGGTGGCGGCTTGGTCACCCGCGTTCTCCGCGGTCGTGATGTCCTGGCGGAGCTGGGCGATGACGTCGTGGCTGACCATGATCCTCCTCGCTTGTCGGGTTGGGCACAGTCACGCGCTACCCGGCCTCGGTCCGCGCAATCAGGCGTTGCGGCAGAACCCGTTGTGATTGCGGTCATGCGCACGGCCACCGCACCCGCCCTGTTTGACGGCAGCCCACCGGGTAGTGCCTGAACAGGCGGCGAAACAGTCGATTCGACAGGAGGTGGGTACGGTGCGGACCGAGGACGTCGAGAAGCGCTGGACCGACGAAGGTACGTTCCGCCAGGCCGCGGCCTATGTGCTGGCGGTGCTGGGTGTGGCCGCGGCGGTGTTCGTGGCGACCACCGTGTGGGCGGCGAATCGGGCGGCCTGTGCGGCCGCGGCGAGCACGCTGTGTGACACCACCGCCAAGACCGCGGTGCTGGCCGGTCCCGCCGCGATAGTCCTGCTCGGTGGCATCGGCGCCTTCATCCGGACGTATCAGCAGTGGCGGCGCGGCCGGAACTGGCCGATCTGGCAGGGCGCGGGCTGGTTCCTGTTCGTGCTCATGACCGTCTTCCTGAGCATCGGCGGCGGTGCGGTCGCGACTTGAGCGGCCCGCTCAGCAGTGCACGCGCGCCGCGACCGCGAGCCGAACATTCGCGCGCTGCAGGGCCGCTCGGGCCGCATCATCCGAGCGATCATCGGTCAGCCGCTGGGCCGCGTCGGTCTGCGCGGTGCGTGCGCGGACCACATCGATACGTTCCGCGAACTCCAATCCCTGTGCCGTCAAGCGGATCTCGTCGTCGACCGCGCGTAGCTCGCCACCGTGCAGCGCCGCCAGCCACTCCCGCGCGCCCGCCCGCACCGTGAGCACCCCGATGTCGAGGGCCACGTCCATCCGGTCGTGGCCCGGCTCGAGCACCTGGACGCCGTCGACGGTGGGCACCCGCACCCGGTCGGCACTGAAGACGAATTCCCGGTAACCGGGCACCTCCAGGACGACCGCCAGACCTCGGGCGGTGCGCAACCGCGGGTCGCGGCCGGAACTCCGTTGCATTGCTGACCTCCTATCGATGTCCGACGGCAGTGCTGTCGACGGGTGTGCGGACCAGGTTCCAGCGCTGCGCCGCGTCGTCGTAGGCGATGTGCCCGGCGGCGGCGAAGCCGTCGAGCCAGCCCCGCATCGGCCAGCGCGACCAGCGACGATGGAAAGTTGTTGCGTTGGCGAGTATTTCGTCGAGGTGTTCGATCGGCGGGTCCGAGACCGGGTGGTGTTGATGATAGGCGTCCGCGCCGCCCACCCAGCGCAGGCGCGCGCCCACGGCCGCCGCCTTGTAGGCGAAGTCGGTGTCTTCGCCGCCGTAACCCCGATAGCGGGTGCAGAAGCCGCCCACCCGGCGCCAGGTCTCGGCGGTCATCGCGAACGAGAGCGACCAGAACAGGTCGAAATCCGTGCTGTCGGCGTGGGTTCGCGCCGGTGGGTCCGGTCGCGCCGGATGCGGGTCGCGCTGCCGGTGCAGCGCGGACAGGTCGTAGCCGCCGGGCGGGGCGGGCGGGAGGTAGGTCACGGGCCCGCACAGCAGCCGTGGCTCGGCGTCCGCCGCGGCTTGGTAGCGGGCGAGCAGCCCGGGACTCGGAATACAGTCCACGTCGAGGAAGACCAGCAGTTCCGCGCCCCGCGCGAGCGCCGTCCTGGCTCCTAGATTGCGTGCCCGGGCCAGGGGCAGCCGGGGCGTCCACGCGTCCAGCCAGACGCCGTGCGCGCCGTGCCGGCGGGCGAGGTCGAGGACGGCGGGATCGCCCATGGCCACCACGATGTGCTCGTCCGGCTGGATGGTGCTCGCGGCGAGACCGCGAAACTGGTTGCGCAGGTGACCGGTTCGTCCCGCCGCCAGGGTGACGACGGTGGTCGGGGGAGTCATGCCGCGGCCCGGGTGGCAGCGCGGGCCACCCGTTCGATGACGGCGGCCGCGCGCGCCGCCGCGCCGTGGGTGCGCCACTCCCGCCAGCGTCCGGCGTTCGTGCGCCGGGCCGCCTCGATCAGCGCGGGCCACCGGTCCGGTGCCGGCCACGCGTCGACGACGACGGCGAGTCCGGCGTCGGCGAGCGCCGTCGCGGTGGCGTGCTGTTCGCCGAACGGACGGTCCGCGGGAATGAGTACGGCGGGTTTGGCGGCGGCGGCGATATCGGCGACCGCGCCCTGCCCGGCGTGCGCGACGACGACGTCTGCATCGCACAGCAGCGGCCAGGGATCGTCCACCCAGTCACCCAAACCGGCCGTGCGCCAGCGATATTGCCGATGTCGAGCGGCGCACTCGCGGATGGTCGCCGCGGTGAACCGGCTGCCCCCGGCACCGGCGAGTACGAGCACGGTCGGGCGGGCCACGATATCGCGGGGGGCGGCGGGCGGCTGTCCCGCGAAGCGGCTCACCCCGCCGACGTAGTGGGTCTTGTCCGCGTAGGCCCGCAGCCAGGGTGGGTCGTAGCGCGCCTGCGGCCAGGTGGCGAGGAGGGCGTCGGCCAGATCGTGCACGAGGTTGTGCGGTGCGTCGACGCGGGTGCCCGGTAGCACCATGGCGACGACGGGTATGCCGTGCAGCCTGGCCAGCAGCGCGACCTCCACGGAGACGTCCACCACGAG
This genomic stretch from Nocardia brasiliensis ATCC 700358 harbors:
- a CDS encoding cation:proton antiporter, with the translated sequence MTNPQLGQVLPAVLVLLLAANLLGQLFRKLRQPKVVGEILAGILLGPTVLGQLAPGVATELFGTDDAASRAVLLGFLYHLGLLLLMFVSGCAAKHLLGAQNRRATAWILGIGTPLPFFLALGAAPLLPLDAFTGTAGSAHAVVLVFAAATAVTSIPVITKIFYDLGILHTRFASLQLGSAVLEDIALWGVLSVATAIAAASSISTGGDLTATIGEHMAVNACFVVLALTVMPAVLRKLSRAGWNVVARDSPIAWMLVVFLGYVSLAAALDVTLAFAALLAGFGVMGGMKGTEQERFQAPMHSLGEVAGHFFVPLYFAIVGYRLDLTKTFDPLMVAGFLLGTSLVVFLSVGLGAKLAGMNRLDIVNLAVTQNARGGPGIVMASVAFDAGIINATFYTTLVLTAVLTSQACGFWLDYVLRKGWPLLSGDDLRRRGIEPEHEELPQRAAS
- a CDS encoding F0F1 ATP synthase subunit epsilon; the protein is MQRSSGRDPRLRTARGLAVVLEVPGYREFVFSADRVRVPTVDGVQVLEPGHDRMDVALDIGVLTVRAGAREWLAALHGGELRAVDDEIRLTAQGLEFAERIDVVRARTAQTDAAQRLTDDRSDDAARAALQRANVRLAVAARVHC
- a CDS encoding glycosyltransferase family 2 protein is translated as MTPPTTVVTLAAGRTGHLRNQFRGLAASTIQPDEHIVVAMGDPAVLDLARRHGAHGVWLDAWTPRLPLARARNLGARTALARGAELLVFLDVDCIPSPGLLARYQAAADAEPRLLCGPVTYLPPAPPGGYDLSALHRQRDPHPARPDPPARTHADSTDFDLFWSLSFAMTAETWRRVGGFCTRYRGYGGEDTDFAYKAAAVGARLRWVGGADAYHQHHPVSDPPIEHLDEILANATTFHRRWSRWPMRGWLDGFAAAGHIAYDDAAQRWNLVRTPVDSTAVGHR
- a CDS encoding glycosyltransferase, encoding MIGYYIHHHGAGHLIRARTICAELATPVTALTSLPVADPAFADSVRLPPDDSAPAVLDPTASGRLHWVPKTDAGLRDRMARIANWIATERPAALVVDVSVEVALLARLHGIPVVAMVLPGTRVDAPHNLVHDLADALLATWPQARYDPPWLRAYADKTHYVGGVSRFAGQPPAAPRDIVARPTVLVLAGAGGSRFTAATIRECAARHRQYRWRTAGLGDWVDDPWPLLCDADVVVAHAGQGAVADIAAAAKPAVLIPADRPFGEQHATATALADAGLAVVVDAWPAPDRWPALIEAARRTNAGRWREWRTHGAAARAAAVIERVARAATRAAA